A genome region from Methanobacterium bryantii includes the following:
- a CDS encoding aldo/keto reductase, whose translation MLYRTFGKTGQKVSILGFGCMRLPIIGGNPERINEPLATEMLHYAIEHGVNYIDTAYPYHGLDATQGGRSEIFVGNVLKEGYRDQVYLSTKLPSWNIEKKEDFNYYLDMQLKRLQTDSIDFYLLHGLGNNTWSNLKELEVLEFLDSALEDGRIKYAGFSYHDEVELFKEIVDSYNWSFALIQYNYMDENFQAGKDGLDYIASRDIGAAIMEPLRGGCLTNNIPPDVQAIWDKSTVKRSPTEWALRFLWDQGEVNVVLSGMSKMEQVVENIRIADEGKANSLTSEDINLIQEAKDTYTERIHVSCTRCNYCMPCPNGVDIPANLNLLNDLYIYQNMEKPSGSYRFLKAKDVDASACDDCSECEKKCTQDIPIRKYLKEVVETFEKG comes from the coding sequence TTGTTATACAGAACTTTTGGAAAAACAGGCCAAAAAGTTTCAATACTCGGTTTTGGATGCATGAGACTTCCAATAATCGGCGGCAACCCTGAAAGAATAAATGAGCCGCTGGCAACAGAAATGCTCCATTACGCCATAGAACACGGTGTGAATTATATTGACACTGCTTACCCTTATCACGGCCTTGATGCAACTCAAGGAGGCAGAAGTGAAATATTTGTTGGAAATGTTCTAAAAGAAGGTTACAGGGATCAGGTATATCTTTCCACTAAATTACCCAGTTGGAATATCGAGAAAAAAGAAGATTTCAATTATTACCTCGATATGCAGCTTAAAAGGCTGCAAACTGACAGCATAGATTTTTATCTTTTACACGGTCTTGGTAATAATACATGGTCAAACTTAAAAGAACTTGAGGTACTTGAATTTCTGGACTCTGCACTTGAAGACGGCAGGATAAAGTACGCTGGTTTTTCATACCATGATGAAGTTGAACTTTTTAAGGAAATTGTAGACTCTTACAACTGGAGTTTCGCCCTGATTCAGTACAACTACATGGATGAAAACTTTCAAGCTGGTAAAGATGGACTTGATTACATAGCCAGCAGAGATATTGGCGCGGCAATCATGGAACCGCTCAGGGGAGGCTGCCTTACAAACAACATTCCTCCAGATGTACAGGCAATATGGGATAAATCCACTGTTAAAAGAAGCCCCACAGAATGGGCTCTGCGCTTTTTATGGGATCAAGGAGAAGTGAATGTGGTTTTAAGCGGCATGAGTAAAATGGAACAGGTTGTAGAAAACATCAGGATTGCAGATGAAGGCAAAGCCAATAGTCTCACCAGTGAAGATATAAATCTAATTCAAGAAGCTAAAGATACTTACACTGAACGAATTCATGTAAGCTGCACCCGTTGCAACTACTGTATGCCCTGCCCTAATGGAGTCGATATTCCTGCAAACCTGAACCTGCTAAACGATCTGTACATCTATCAGAACATGGAAAAACCATCTGGAAGTTACAGATTCTTGAAGGCCAAAGATGTAGATGCATCTGCTTGTGATGACTGCAGCGAATGTGAAAAAAAATGCACACAGGATATTCCAATAAGGAAGTACCTTAAAGAAGTGGTTGAGACTTTTGAGAAAGGATAA
- a CDS encoding aldo/keto reductase has translation MLYRNFGKTGKKVSILGFGCMRLPILDDKPEKINEPLATEMLHYAIEHGVNYVDTAYPYHKGMSEIAVGNALKDGYRDHVYLSTKLPSWLVQKKEDFDSFLDEQLKKLQTDRIDFYLLHGLHRNFWEKLLNLNVFEFLDSAVEDGRIGHVGFSFHDELEFFKEVVDSYKWDFSQIQYNYIDQEFQAGKVGLNYAADKMGTVIMEPLRGSCLTDNIPLDIRAIWDKSPVKRSLAEWALLFLWDQPEVDVVLSGMSKMEHVVDNINIAEKGHANVLTDDERNLIEEVREAYSARMHAGCTSCNYCMPCPQGVDIPLNLNLLNDTYIYKNMQKPSGNYSFLIAKGMSASFCNQCGACEETCTQNLPIREYLKETVETFEK, from the coding sequence TTGTTATACAGAAATTTCGGAAAAACAGGTAAAAAAGTTTCAATACTTGGTTTTGGATGCATGAGACTTCCAATACTTGATGATAAACCAGAAAAAATAAATGAACCACTGGCAACAGAAATGCTCCATTACGCCATAGAACACGGTGTAAATTATGTTGATACAGCTTATCCTTACCACAAAGGTATGAGCGAAATCGCAGTTGGAAATGCCCTGAAAGACGGTTACAGGGATCATGTGTATCTTTCCACCAAATTACCCAGCTGGCTTGTTCAAAAGAAGGAAGACTTTGACAGCTTTCTGGATGAACAGCTCAAAAAACTACAAACCGACAGGATAGATTTCTATCTCCTGCACGGTCTCCACAGGAATTTTTGGGAAAAGCTGCTGAATCTAAATGTTTTCGAATTCCTGGACTCTGCAGTTGAAGACGGCAGAATAGGCCATGTTGGCTTTTCATTCCACGATGAACTTGAATTTTTTAAGGAAGTTGTGGACTCTTACAAATGGGATTTTTCCCAGATCCAGTACAACTACATCGATCAGGAGTTCCAGGCAGGAAAGGTAGGACTTAACTATGCAGCAGACAAAATGGGGACTGTAATAATGGAACCGCTTAGAGGGAGCTGCCTTACAGACAACATCCCGTTAGATATTCGGGCAATATGGGATAAATCCCCAGTTAAAAGAAGCCTTGCAGAATGGGCTCTGCTCTTTTTATGGGACCAGCCAGAAGTTGATGTGGTTTTAAGCGGCATGAGTAAAATGGAACATGTTGTAGACAATATAAATATTGCAGAAAAGGGCCACGCCAATGTTCTTACAGATGATGAAAGAAATCTAATTGAAGAAGTTAGAGAAGCTTACAGTGCAAGAATGCATGCTGGCTGCACAAGCTGTAATTACTGCATGCCTTGTCCTCAAGGAGTGGATATTCCATTGAACTTGAATCTATTAAACGACACTTACATCTATAAGAACATGCAAAAACCGTCTGGAAACTATTCATTCTTAATAGCCAAAGGAATGAGTGCTTCATTTTGTAATCAGTGCGGTGCATGCGAAGAAACATGTACACAAAACCTCCCGATAAGAGAATACCTTAAAGAAACAGTTGAAACTTTCGAGAAATGA
- a CDS encoding phage minor head protein: MKAEQLHRVITAMNTKINDIISQETNGVHFGGHVELLAAVASIEELYDLSYAPEAEAKRTGIMHIMISAMLEGQSAEQITPILKTKGLTDGDANKVAVSEKQRIENLADWYEYYSAGYKFFSAVSKDDACEICKNAYENGKKHSMEQLNMLPPLHGECRCDLMFHRK; encoded by the coding sequence ATGAAAGCTGAACAACTGCACAGAGTCATAACTGCAATGAATACGAAGATAAACGATATCATAAGTCAAGAAACAAACGGAGTGCACTTTGGAGGGCATGTAGAACTACTTGCCGCTGTCGCGTCCATTGAAGAACTTTATGATTTAAGCTACGCTCCAGAGGCAGAAGCTAAAAGAACAGGGATCATGCATATAATGATAAGTGCCATGCTGGAAGGCCAATCAGCAGAACAAATAACCCCAATACTCAAAACTAAAGGATTAACAGACGGTGATGCAAATAAAGTAGCCGTGAGCGAAAAACAGAGAATTGAAAACCTTGCTGACTGGTACGAGTATTACAGCGCAGGATACAAATTCTTCAGCGCGGTATCTAAAGATGATGCATGCGAAATATGTAAAAATGCCTATGAAAATGGTAAAAAACATTCTATGGAACAGTTAAATATGCTGCCACCTTTACACGGCGAATGCAGATGTGATTTAATGTTTCACAGAAAATAA